In Leuconostoc kimchii IMSNU 11154, one genomic interval encodes:
- a CDS encoding glycoside hydrolase family 65 protein → MTEQNWLLSYHDIVNGVKNYGRESLLSLGNGFLGWRGSLVTSTYGDDFYPGLYAAGVFNQTSTPVAGRSVVNEDLVNLPNVQLMRIEVDGKPLIINNETIISLNRYLNFNTGELVDQYRVVVNNEPAHYIDIETTKVIDPIAWHRLALEFKVTPSYDVHLTIAAEIDGQIENKNVARYRDFDSKEFIVKAVTDHVMTVQTRTTGVTVALASQSSGDNVIDKHVLSTGTTVADYYNVSGRANHTITIHRVMAVASTLETKTDVVKFVKNEISQSTFEDVQKNSQDYWHKLWLTKDIEITGDDDMQQLTRMNIFHLNQMANPNANPLLDASVGSRGLTGEGYRGHIFWDEIFAIPYYSANEPRVARAILKYRTNRLLAAKRNAVSENEIGAMYPWQSGMYGDEQSQLIHLNTVDNTWIPDNSRLQRHVSLAVAYNMWVYQKISGQVDQLDQNGLEMLIQIARFWINKAKLADGRYTIAGVMGPNEFHEAAPGAHVGGLKNNAYTNLMVVWLLNYIDDLSHQSAINFEKVAQKSGFTSEEQEKAWQLRHHLKLSINKDGVVEQYEGFFKLAQLDFSAYEAKYGDIHRIDRLLKSEGKSPDDYQVIKQADFLMLIYNFGATQTRQLIEQLGYALPDQWLARNTAYYLKRTTHGSTTSRPVFAGIYLALARLGETTYEADAYKFLTDAIRSDYDDIQGGTTAEGVHMGVMGETLAVIQNDYAGVDMRHEQFTLDPRLPKQWSALQFSQLYHGAHLKINITPQTVSIMSDQAMAIKVCDEIVAVKANETRKVVYHG, encoded by the coding sequence ATGACAGAGCAAAATTGGTTATTATCTTATCATGATATTGTAAACGGTGTGAAAAATTATGGTCGTGAAAGCTTATTGAGCTTAGGAAATGGCTTTCTAGGTTGGCGTGGCTCATTAGTGACAAGCACATACGGGGATGACTTTTATCCGGGATTATACGCAGCCGGCGTTTTCAACCAAACATCTACACCAGTTGCTGGGCGTTCCGTTGTTAATGAAGATTTAGTTAACTTACCAAATGTGCAATTGATGCGTATTGAAGTTGATGGTAAACCGTTAATTATTAATAACGAAACAATCATATCTTTAAATCGATACCTTAACTTCAATACTGGTGAATTGGTTGACCAGTATCGTGTTGTTGTAAATAATGAACCAGCACATTACATTGATATTGAAACAACTAAGGTGATAGATCCCATCGCCTGGCATCGTTTAGCATTAGAATTTAAAGTAACACCGAGTTATGACGTTCACTTGACTATTGCAGCAGAAATTGATGGTCAAATTGAAAACAAAAATGTTGCCCGTTATCGTGATTTTGACTCGAAAGAATTTATTGTTAAAGCCGTGACTGATCATGTGATGACAGTTCAAACGCGAACGACTGGTGTGACAGTTGCTTTAGCTTCTCAATCAAGTGGGGATAACGTGATTGACAAACACGTGTTGTCCACAGGAACAACAGTTGCAGATTATTATAACGTCTCTGGGCGAGCGAATCATACGATAACAATTCATCGAGTTATGGCTGTTGCAAGTACACTTGAAACTAAAACAGATGTTGTTAAGTTTGTTAAAAACGAGATTAGTCAAAGCACTTTCGAAGATGTTCAAAAAAATAGTCAAGACTATTGGCATAAATTGTGGTTAACAAAAGACATTGAAATTACTGGTGATGATGATATGCAACAACTCACTCGTATGAATATTTTTCACCTGAATCAGATGGCGAATCCAAATGCGAACCCGCTTTTAGACGCGTCGGTGGGATCTCGTGGGTTAACAGGTGAGGGATACCGTGGTCACATTTTCTGGGATGAAATCTTTGCCATACCTTATTATTCGGCGAATGAACCTCGTGTTGCGCGCGCAATCCTAAAGTATCGTACAAATCGTTTGTTAGCAGCTAAACGTAATGCTGTTTCTGAAAATGAGATAGGCGCAATGTATCCCTGGCAGTCGGGGATGTATGGGGATGAACAAAGCCAATTAATCCACCTGAACACTGTTGACAATACGTGGATTCCCGATAATTCACGGTTACAGCGGCATGTGTCTTTGGCAGTTGCGTACAATATGTGGGTATATCAAAAAATATCAGGTCAAGTGGATCAACTTGATCAGAATGGGTTAGAGATGTTAATCCAAATTGCGCGTTTCTGGATAAATAAGGCGAAATTAGCAGACGGTCGTTATACAATTGCTGGCGTGATGGGACCGAACGAGTTCCATGAGGCAGCGCCTGGTGCGCATGTCGGTGGTTTGAAAAATAACGCCTATACAAATTTGATGGTTGTTTGGTTATTAAATTATATTGATGACTTATCACATCAATCGGCGATTAACTTTGAAAAGGTCGCACAAAAATCTGGTTTTACAAGTGAAGAGCAAGAAAAAGCATGGCAATTACGACATCACTTAAAACTATCTATCAATAAAGATGGTGTTGTGGAGCAGTATGAGGGGTTCTTTAAATTAGCGCAACTTGATTTTTCAGCATATGAGGCAAAGTATGGCGATATTCACCGTATTGATCGTTTATTGAAATCTGAAGGAAAATCACCAGATGATTATCAGGTAATCAAACAGGCTGATTTCTTGATGTTAATATACAATTTTGGTGCAACGCAGACACGTCAGTTAATTGAACAATTGGGTTATGCGCTGCCTGATCAATGGCTAGCTAGAAACACAGCTTATTATTTAAAGCGAACGACTCATGGATCAACAACTTCACGACCAGTATTTGCTGGAATTTATCTCGCACTTGCACGACTAGGCGAAACCACATATGAAGCGGATGCCTATAAATTTTTAACCGATGCGATCCGATCCGATTATGATGATATACAAGGTGGCACGACGGCAGAAGGTGTGCATATGGGCGTTATGGGTGAAACATTAGCAGTCATTCAAAATGATTATGCTGGTGTAGACATGCGACATGAGCAGTTCACATTAGACCCCCGTTTGCCAAAGCAATGGTCAGCGTTACAATTTTCACAACTTTATCATGGTGCGCACTTAAAGATTAATATCACACCGCAAACGGTTTCAATTATGAGTGACCAAGCAATGGCAATTAAGGTCTGTGATGAAATAGTTGCTGTTAAGGCGAACGAAACTAGAAAGGTTGTTTATCATGGTTAA
- the rlmD gene encoding 23S rRNA (uracil(1939)-C(5))-methyltransferase RlmD, whose protein sequence is MTENSNKKRPYQQKARTTNGQKPYYGKKFNPRKQGGHSQKTSEGVDVRVGQNFPLTIKRLGINGEGIGYFKRKIVFVPGALPDEVAVVKVTEVQPKYIAAKVLKIREKSPNRVKPLDEFADEVGGFELEHMTYAAQLAFKKDVLVQSLEKFQPKGWSTYDLRNTIGMENPYEYRNKAQFPVRKIGDQLRVGMYKRSSHDLVDLPVVHTQNPATMKVLRTIRELLDKLSVSIYNEDKNRGTVKTIVARVSHTTGDVQLTFVTNTDGFPGDTALIAAINQALPEVTGIFQNFNPGRTSLVWGDETIKLWGKDYIEETVMGKTFQLSPRAFMQLNHTQMSVVYKEALSALNLTHADKLVDAYSGVGTIGLSLADKVGEVRGMEIIPEAVDDANINAKINHIENAHYEIGTAEELFPKWQSEGWLADALVVDPPRTGLDTALRREILRTQPEKFVYISCNASTLARDLVDLTKAYKVEYIQSIDMFPQTARWEGVVKLTRRDHS, encoded by the coding sequence ATGACAGAAAATTCTAATAAAAAACGACCCTATCAACAAAAGGCTCGTACCACAAATGGTCAAAAGCCATACTACGGCAAAAAATTTAATCCTCGTAAACAAGGAGGACATAGTCAAAAGACTAGCGAAGGTGTTGATGTTCGCGTTGGTCAAAATTTTCCTTTAACGATCAAACGTTTAGGTATCAACGGTGAAGGCATTGGCTACTTTAAACGTAAAATTGTCTTTGTCCCTGGCGCTTTGCCAGATGAAGTCGCCGTCGTTAAGGTAACCGAGGTGCAACCAAAATACATCGCAGCTAAAGTATTAAAAATTCGTGAAAAATCCCCTAACCGTGTTAAACCATTAGATGAGTTTGCTGATGAAGTTGGTGGTTTTGAACTTGAACACATGACCTATGCTGCACAATTAGCGTTTAAAAAAGATGTCCTTGTCCAATCATTGGAAAAGTTTCAGCCCAAAGGCTGGTCTACTTATGATTTGCGCAACACAATTGGTATGGAAAACCCGTACGAATATCGTAACAAAGCACAATTCCCTGTTCGAAAAATCGGTGATCAATTGCGGGTGGGTATGTATAAACGTAGCAGCCATGATCTGGTAGATTTACCTGTTGTTCATACACAAAATCCCGCAACAATGAAAGTGCTTCGCACAATTCGTGAATTGCTCGATAAATTATCTGTCTCTATCTATAATGAAGACAAAAACCGTGGCACAGTCAAAACAATTGTTGCACGTGTCTCACATACTACAGGTGACGTACAACTCACCTTTGTCACCAACACCGATGGTTTTCCAGGCGACACCGCACTAATTGCAGCCATTAATCAAGCTTTACCAGAAGTGACAGGTATTTTCCAAAACTTTAATCCCGGCCGTACTAGCCTAGTTTGGGGCGACGAAACAATCAAATTGTGGGGTAAAGATTACATCGAAGAAACTGTTATGGGTAAAACTTTCCAGTTGTCGCCACGTGCCTTCATGCAATTGAACCATACACAGATGTCTGTGGTCTACAAAGAGGCACTAAGTGCGCTTAATTTGACCCATGCTGATAAGTTAGTCGATGCCTACTCTGGTGTTGGTACAATTGGTTTAAGCTTGGCTGATAAAGTTGGGGAAGTTCGCGGTATGGAGATTATTCCCGAAGCAGTTGATGATGCTAATATTAATGCTAAAATCAATCATATTGAAAATGCACATTACGAAATAGGCACAGCAGAAGAACTATTTCCAAAATGGCAATCAGAAGGTTGGTTAGCTGATGCACTGGTCGTTGATCCACCACGAACTGGATTAGATACTGCCTTACGTCGTGAAATTCTGCGCACGCAACCAGAAAAATTTGTTTATATTTCATGTAATGCTTCAACTTTGGCCCGTGATTTAGTTGACCTAACGAAAGCGTACAAAGTTGAGTATATTCAAAGTATTGATATGTTCCCACAAACAGCACGCTGGGAAGGTGTCGTGAAGTTGACAAGACGTGATCATTCATAA
- a CDS encoding PTS transporter subunit EIIC, with amino-acid sequence MIALQGHAFGLRTPDGLEILTHIGLETVSLAGKPFSWTIKIGDHVTAGDQVGVVDLKQISAANLPTTTIVVFTNTAEKLSKLEINNYRSVATGESVAVATVRTTTNMTENTNKPSTGKSGNQYTDLATDIIAGVGGGQNVDKVIHCITRLRFYLKDHTAADKQVLEKLTGVAGVNYAESLGQYQVVIGPAVTDVYDEVVAQLGDEVVDSEATDEAVAETTAANNSSKNPIVHAFQAVIGTITGAMMPIIGLLAAGGMLNGFLSLVSNKASFSAIYFIDPASSTFTILQSMAMAPFYFLPILVGFSAAQQLKSDPFVVAAIGAFLVKPEFINLTNVHVVDDKIVQPAQALGNLFGVSLNSSFFGLPINIPSYAYSIFPIIFAAWLARPVGNWLKKKIPLVLRSIFQPLLTLFIVGSVVLIIVGPAITLTSQGISTIVNWLLHLNYPLSGLIIGGLYQALVIFGLHWMVVPLIANEIAQTGHSTLNAIVNFTMIAQGAGALAVWAKTKIPSLKGLAGAGFLSAMAGITEPAMYGINLKYGRVFWMANIGGAVGGLIAGLFNLNMYGFTGSLIGFPSFAVPKGQEGIANNMLIFWLASAATIVVSFAMVYFFGFKDSDTNEIKSVEKKNAFKDAAGK; translated from the coding sequence GTGATTGCCCTGCAGGGACATGCATTTGGTTTACGGACACCCGATGGTTTAGAAATTTTAACACATATTGGTCTGGAAACTGTAAGCCTAGCGGGTAAGCCGTTTTCTTGGACAATTAAAATAGGTGATCATGTGACGGCTGGTGATCAGGTAGGTGTTGTTGATTTAAAGCAAATTAGCGCGGCAAACCTACCAACGACGACAATTGTTGTGTTTACTAATACAGCTGAAAAGCTATCAAAATTAGAAATTAACAATTACCGATCCGTCGCAACAGGTGAAAGTGTTGCTGTTGCGACAGTTAGAACAACCACAAACATGACAGAGAACACTAATAAGCCGTCGACTGGGAAGTCAGGCAATCAATATACGGATTTGGCAACTGATATTATTGCAGGTGTTGGTGGCGGACAGAATGTGGATAAGGTGATTCACTGTATCACAAGATTACGTTTTTATTTAAAAGATCATACAGCTGCTGATAAGCAAGTTCTCGAAAAATTAACTGGTGTAGCAGGTGTCAATTACGCAGAATCTTTAGGACAATATCAAGTGGTTATCGGTCCTGCTGTGACTGATGTCTATGATGAAGTTGTCGCACAGTTAGGTGACGAGGTCGTTGATAGTGAAGCAACAGATGAAGCAGTTGCTGAAACAACGGCAGCCAACAACAGTTCTAAAAACCCAATCGTGCATGCGTTCCAAGCAGTAATTGGCACAATTACTGGTGCGATGATGCCAATTATTGGTTTACTGGCTGCCGGCGGTATGTTAAATGGATTCTTGAGTTTAGTATCTAACAAGGCATCATTTTCTGCTATTTATTTTATTGATCCAGCGTCAAGTACGTTTACAATTTTACAATCAATGGCTATGGCACCGTTTTATTTCTTACCAATCTTAGTTGGGTTCTCGGCGGCACAGCAGCTTAAAAGTGATCCATTTGTTGTTGCAGCAATTGGCGCCTTCTTAGTTAAGCCTGAGTTTATTAATTTAACTAATGTACATGTTGTTGACGATAAGATTGTTCAACCAGCCCAAGCGTTAGGTAATTTGTTTGGTGTCAGTCTTAATTCAAGTTTCTTTGGGTTACCAATTAATATTCCAAGCTATGCTTATTCTATTTTTCCAATTATCTTTGCGGCGTGGCTAGCACGTCCGGTAGGTAATTGGCTTAAAAAGAAGATACCGTTGGTGTTGCGTTCAATTTTCCAACCTTTGTTGACCTTATTTATTGTTGGGTCTGTCGTTTTGATTATCGTTGGACCAGCCATTACGTTGACTTCTCAAGGTATCTCTACTATTGTAAATTGGTTATTGCACCTGAACTATCCTTTGTCCGGCTTGATCATTGGTGGTTTGTACCAAGCCTTAGTTATCTTTGGTTTGCATTGGATGGTTGTGCCATTGATTGCTAATGAAATTGCGCAGACTGGTCACTCTACTTTGAATGCAATTGTGAACTTTACAATGATTGCACAGGGTGCTGGTGCCTTGGCAGTTTGGGCTAAAACAAAGATACCATCACTTAAAGGATTGGCTGGTGCTGGTTTCTTATCAGCTATGGCAGGTATTACAGAACCAGCGATGTATGGCATTAATTTGAAGTATGGTCGTGTGTTCTGGATGGCTAACATTGGTGGCGCAGTTGGTGGTCTAATTGCCGGTTTGTTTAATTTAAATATGTATGGTTTCACCGGTTCATTGATTGGCTTTCCATCGTTTGCTGTGCCAAAGGGTCAAGAAGGCATTGCAAATAATATGTTGATATTCTGGCTTGCTTCAGCAGCAACAATTGTTGTCTCATTTGCAATGGTTTACTTCTTCGGATTTAAGGATTCAGATACAAACGAAATTAAGTCAGTTGAGAAGAAAAATGCCTTTAAAGACGCAGCTGGTAAGTAA
- a CDS encoding AAA family ATPase, with translation MANDNFFNDPFGSNMNDIFNNMMGNMNGYNSENRRYLINGQEVTPEQFAQYRQGGQLPNGQQQAPTAGNGRMVAPQQPGQVKQEGMLAKLGRNLTQEARDGLLDPVIGRNKEIQETAEILGRRTKNNPVLVGDAGVGKTAVVEGLAQAIVNGDVPAAIKDKEIYSIDISSLEAGTQFRGAFEENIQNLMKEVKTAGNVILFFDEIHQILGAGSTGGEDGGKGLADIIKPALSRGEISVIGATTQDEYRNTIMKNAALARRFNEVTVNAPSPQDTLQILKGIAALYEKHHHVSLPDSVLKAAVDYAVQYIPQRSLPDKAIDLLDMTAAHLSAKNPVTDKVSLEKQLNDTKAKQERAVTEEDFEAALKYKNTIAELEKKISGADEATKVIATANDVAQSVERLTGIPVSQMGASDIERLKTIGTRLAGKVIGQDEAVNMVARAIRRNRAGFDEGNRPIGSFLFVGPTGVGKTELAKQLALDMFGSKENIVRLDMSEYADLTAVSKLIGTTAGYVGYDDNSNTLTEKVRRNPYSIVLLDEIEKANPQVLTLLLQVMDDGRLTDGQGNVVNFKNTVIIATSNAGFSDKSDGELMDRLAPYFRPEFLNRFNGVIEFSALSKDDLKQIVDLMLADVNQTLAKKSLTLQVSDAVKNQLIESGYDEALGARPLRRVIEQQIRDQVTDFYLDNPGEKQLSADLIDGKVVISAVVSQ, from the coding sequence ATGGCTAACGATAACTTTTTTAATGATCCATTTGGATCAAATATGAACGATATTTTTAACAATATGATGGGTAATATGAATGGTTACAATTCTGAAAACAGGCGTTATTTAATTAATGGGCAAGAAGTGACACCAGAACAGTTTGCGCAATATCGACAAGGTGGACAGTTACCAAACGGTCAACAACAGGCCCCAACAGCTGGGAACGGGCGTATGGTAGCACCACAACAACCAGGTCAAGTTAAGCAGGAAGGTATGCTTGCTAAATTAGGTCGTAATTTAACACAAGAAGCACGTGACGGGCTGCTCGATCCAGTCATTGGCCGTAATAAGGAGATTCAGGAAACGGCAGAAATTTTGGGTCGTCGTACGAAGAATAATCCAGTGTTAGTTGGTGACGCTGGCGTAGGTAAAACTGCTGTAGTTGAAGGACTTGCGCAAGCAATTGTTAACGGGGATGTACCAGCTGCTATTAAAGATAAGGAAATTTATTCGATTGATATTTCTAGCTTGGAAGCAGGGACACAATTCCGTGGTGCTTTTGAAGAAAATATTCAAAATTTGATGAAAGAAGTTAAGACAGCTGGTAATGTCATCTTATTCTTTGATGAAATTCACCAAATTTTAGGTGCTGGATCAACAGGTGGCGAAGATGGTGGTAAAGGATTGGCTGATATAATTAAGCCAGCTTTGAGTCGAGGTGAAATCTCGGTTATTGGTGCCACGACGCAAGATGAATATCGTAACACGATTATGAAGAATGCAGCCCTAGCACGTCGCTTTAACGAAGTAACAGTTAACGCACCATCACCACAAGACACGTTACAGATTTTGAAGGGTATAGCTGCCTTGTATGAGAAGCATCATCATGTGTCGTTGCCTGACAGTGTCTTAAAAGCAGCGGTAGATTATGCGGTTCAGTATATTCCACAACGGTCATTGCCAGATAAGGCTATTGATTTGTTAGATATGACAGCGGCACATTTAAGTGCTAAAAATCCAGTCACAGACAAGGTGAGTCTGGAGAAGCAGTTGAATGATACAAAAGCAAAGCAAGAAAGGGCTGTTACTGAAGAAGATTTTGAGGCAGCGCTAAAGTACAAAAATACAATTGCTGAATTAGAAAAAAAGATTTCAGGGGCAGATGAGGCAACTAAAGTCATTGCAACTGCTAATGACGTGGCTCAGTCTGTCGAGCGGTTAACGGGTATACCTGTATCACAAATGGGTGCTTCGGATATTGAGCGTTTGAAGACGATTGGTACACGTTTGGCCGGCAAAGTTATCGGACAAGATGAGGCGGTTAATATGGTCGCTCGCGCAATTCGCCGTAATCGTGCCGGCTTTGATGAAGGTAATCGTCCAATTGGTAGTTTCTTATTTGTTGGCCCAACTGGTGTTGGTAAGACAGAACTTGCTAAGCAGTTAGCATTAGATATGTTTGGTAGTAAAGAAAATATTGTACGGTTAGATATGTCAGAATATGCTGATTTGACAGCGGTTTCAAAATTAATTGGAACCACGGCCGGATATGTAGGTTATGATGATAACAGTAACACATTGACTGAGAAGGTACGTCGAAATCCCTATTCAATTGTCTTGTTAGATGAAATTGAAAAAGCCAATCCACAAGTTTTGACGTTGCTCCTGCAGGTCATGGATGATGGTCGATTGACCGATGGTCAGGGAAATGTGGTTAACTTCAAGAACACTGTAATCATTGCAACATCAAATGCCGGGTTCTCAGATAAAAGTGACGGTGAGTTGATGGACCGTTTGGCTCCTTATTTCCGTCCTGAATTCTTAAACCGGTTCAATGGTGTGATTGAATTCTCCGCCTTGAGTAAAGATGATTTGAAGCAAATTGTGGATTTGATGTTAGCAGATGTCAATCAAACATTGGCTAAGAAATCATTGACTTTACAAGTTTCTGATGCTGTTAAGAATCAACTTATTGAATCTGGTTATGATGAGGCACTCGGTGCACGACCATTACGTCGTGTGATTGAACAACAAATTCGTGATCAAGTGACTGATTTTTATCTAGATAATCCAGGCGAAAAACAACTTAGTGCAGATTTAATTGATGGTAAAGTTGTTATTTCAGCTGTTGTGAGTCAATAA
- a CDS encoding AEC family transporter → MNFLNALEKTFTNVNIVSAITSTVFIILIGYGMRKKGVFTDTFAKTLTKVVLSVALPALAFTSFMQPIDAKTLSQSTNVLIWGIVMYVVLIFIMNPFFTMYKTQGDRQMTLKVLSIFGSTTFFGLPIVGAVWGAKGILYGSIFNIGYRIFLYSYAYIKMSGLKMELSNIKKMFLNPIVIATFVGLILWLIQGIVPTVSVIDVAGKTQNVAFYRIDLTALWLMKPLTYLSGLASPLAWLAIGSTLGSISFGKAFSDKTSWYYTFIKIIVVPVINIILLTLLSVTHILPVDQTALAVIVIMMATPPATVAVSYAISFDREALLASNTSLLATLAAVVMTPVWIVVLTIIAHTGLFK, encoded by the coding sequence ATGAACTTTTTGAACGCGTTGGAGAAGACATTTACAAATGTAAATATTGTGAGTGCGATCACATCTACGGTTTTTATTATTTTAATTGGTTACGGCATGCGAAAAAAAGGTGTGTTTACGGATACATTCGCTAAAACATTAACCAAAGTTGTATTAAGTGTCGCATTACCTGCATTAGCATTTACATCGTTTATGCAACCTATCGATGCTAAAACACTGAGTCAAAGTACGAATGTTTTAATTTGGGGCATTGTGATGTACGTGGTTCTAATCTTTATTATGAATCCTTTTTTTACCATGTATAAAACACAAGGCGACAGGCAGATGACTTTGAAAGTTTTGTCTATTTTTGGATCAACAACATTTTTTGGATTACCTATTGTCGGTGCAGTGTGGGGAGCTAAGGGTATTCTATATGGTTCGATTTTTAATATAGGTTACCGTATATTTCTTTACTCATACGCTTATATAAAAATGTCTGGTCTAAAAATGGAATTATCAAATATTAAAAAAATGTTTCTTAATCCAATCGTTATTGCCACCTTTGTTGGTTTAATACTATGGCTTATTCAAGGCATTGTACCAACAGTTAGCGTGATAGATGTAGCCGGGAAAACACAAAATGTTGCTTTTTATCGCATTGATTTGACAGCATTATGGTTAATGAAACCCTTAACTTACTTATCAGGATTGGCTTCGCCCTTAGCTTGGTTAGCGATTGGATCAACCCTGGGGTCAATATCATTTGGAAAGGCATTTTCAGACAAAACTTCATGGTACTATACTTTTATTAAAATTATTGTTGTACCAGTTATTAATATTATTTTATTAACACTATTATCAGTAACACATATTTTACCAGTTGATCAGACAGCACTAGCCGTGATTGTCATTATGATGGCGACACCACCAGCGACAGTTGCGGTGTCATATGCTATTAGTTTTGATCGAGAGGCGTTATTGGCATCTAACACATCATTACTTGCAACATTAGCTGCCGTAGTCATGACACCCGTTTGGATTGTCGTATTAACGATTATTGCACACACTGGTTTATTTAAATAA
- a CDS encoding PTS glucose transporter subunit IIA: MTNIKILAPLAGQLIPLTEVEDPIFSQKTMGEGFGIKPTGDRILAPVTGAK; this comes from the coding sequence ATGACAAATATAAAAATTTTAGCGCCTCTTGCTGGTCAACTGATACCATTAACAGAGGTTGAGGATCCGATTTTTAGTCAAAAGACAATGGGTGAAGGTTTTGGCATAAAACCAACTGGAGACCGTATTTTGGCACCAGTGACAGGCGCGAAGTGA
- the treR gene encoding trehalose operon repressor — protein sequence MNKYQIIHDELLKDINNGKYPDNARLPSDFALMNRYHVARETSRKAVAMLVDEGYVIRIKGRGTFVINQNRYSFPISHVESYRELAARLKLDERTQLISISDKNVPTYFDYGKDAVLPATEIVRVRNVDNEPVIIDRDYVLKTVVPEIKHLSTSLSLFELFEQRLGLVISYAKKTITIEAANAVDKQLMLVKEPMAIVVIRSETFLNDGRIISFTESRHRADRFKSVEFSRRH from the coding sequence ATGAACAAATATCAGATAATCCATGATGAACTACTCAAGGACATTAATAATGGAAAGTATCCTGATAATGCCAGATTGCCCAGTGATTTTGCACTGATGAATCGTTACCATGTTGCTCGCGAGACGTCGCGAAAAGCAGTGGCTATGTTAGTGGACGAGGGTTATGTTATACGCATCAAGGGTCGTGGAACATTTGTTATTAATCAGAATCGTTATTCTTTTCCGATATCACATGTCGAAAGTTATCGTGAGTTAGCGGCACGATTAAAATTAGATGAACGGACGCAACTTATTTCAATTTCAGACAAAAATGTACCGACATATTTTGATTATGGTAAAGATGCAGTATTGCCAGCGACAGAAATTGTTCGCGTGCGTAATGTTGATAATGAGCCTGTCATTATTGATCGTGATTATGTATTAAAAACAGTTGTGCCAGAAATTAAGCACTTGTCAACATCACTGTCTTTATTTGAACTGTTTGAACAACGGTTAGGCCTAGTGATTAGTTATGCCAAAAAAACAATCACAATTGAGGCGGCTAATGCTGTTGATAAGCAACTTATGCTGGTTAAGGAACCTATGGCAATTGTGGTGATTCGTTCGGAAACCTTTTTAAATGATGGCAGAATCATTTCGTTTACAGAGTCTAGGCATCGTGCCGATCGCTTTAAAAGTGTTGAATTTTCTAGACGACACTGA
- the pgmB gene encoding beta-phosphoglucomutase, with translation MVNFSDIKGFTFDLDGVITDTAKFHEQAWHDLATELGVEWSDTLGSQLKGIGRMDSLNMILAAGGKQNQFSDDEKMMFAHKKNTHYVALIQSLTPDDILPGITAFLGEIRAGGFLASIASASKNAPQILKKLEITNYFVGIVDPSTVSHGKPDPEIFVRAGELLNLQPKQIIGIEDASAGVQAIKAAGQTALGVGAATQSAKPHLWVRDTADISLKTIAMKLSSD, from the coding sequence ATGGTTAATTTTTCAGATATTAAGGGATTTACTTTTGATTTAGATGGGGTGATTACTGATACAGCAAAGTTTCATGAACAAGCGTGGCATGATTTAGCAACAGAACTAGGTGTTGAATGGTCTGACACATTAGGTAGTCAATTGAAAGGTATTGGTCGGATGGATTCTTTGAATATGATTCTGGCTGCAGGTGGTAAGCAAAATCAGTTCAGTGATGATGAAAAAATGATGTTTGCTCATAAAAAAAATACCCATTATGTTGCACTCATACAAAGCCTCACACCAGATGATATTTTACCGGGCATAACCGCATTTTTAGGGGAAATTAGGGCTGGTGGGTTTCTTGCAAGCATTGCAAGTGCTTCAAAAAACGCCCCTCAGATACTTAAAAAGCTAGAGATTACAAATTATTTTGTTGGTATTGTTGATCCATCAACAGTGTCACATGGTAAACCAGATCCTGAAATCTTCGTTAGAGCTGGTGAACTATTGAACCTGCAACCCAAACAAATTATTGGGATTGAAGACGCGAGTGCCGGTGTCCAAGCTATTAAAGCGGCTGGACAAACAGCACTTGGCGTTGGCGCAGCAACGCAATCAGCCAAGCCACATTTATGGGTTCGTGACACAGCAGACATTTCTCTTAAGACGATAGCTATGAAATTAAGTAGTGACTGA